A genome region from Nocardioides cynanchi includes the following:
- a CDS encoding YihY/virulence factor BrkB family protein — translation MASPLARAKALLGRARERSALVDHLVRMQAHYGRVNGSAQAGAVTYFAFLSFFPILALAFFVVGYLARMDSSAQDNLVRAVQQVLPGIVSSRNPPPNGEISIRSIEDAAGTVGLIGLAGVIYSGLGWLSGMRSALEVVFEMPRNEYPNFFVGKLRDLVTLVIIGVTLMLSVAVTGAVVGYSDKLLELLGLGRQLSWLVHLGGVVVGIGADMLLFYALFRLLARPRTPRRALWQGALLGGIGFEVLKLGSSYLLRATQHQPAFQAFGIALVLLVWINYFSRVVMYAAAWAHTSRPARAARDAVPAPAGPAPPAEPPRAVAPAPSVAAAGRADPRLAFVVGAATAWAVAALARRRRR, via the coding sequence ATGGCCTCTCCCCTCGCGCGGGCGAAGGCGCTGCTCGGACGTGCCCGCGAGCGCTCGGCGCTGGTCGACCACCTGGTCCGGATGCAGGCCCACTACGGGCGGGTCAACGGCTCGGCTCAGGCCGGGGCCGTCACCTACTTCGCGTTCCTGTCGTTCTTCCCGATCCTGGCTCTCGCGTTCTTCGTGGTCGGCTACCTCGCCCGGATGGACTCCTCCGCCCAGGACAACCTGGTCCGGGCCGTCCAGCAGGTGCTGCCGGGCATCGTCAGCAGCCGGAACCCTCCTCCCAACGGCGAGATCTCGATCCGCTCGATCGAGGACGCCGCCGGAACCGTCGGGCTGATCGGCCTCGCCGGAGTGATCTACTCCGGCCTCGGCTGGCTGTCGGGGATGCGCAGCGCCCTCGAGGTGGTCTTCGAGATGCCGCGCAACGAGTACCCCAACTTCTTCGTCGGCAAGCTCCGCGACCTGGTCACCCTGGTGATCATCGGGGTCACGCTGATGCTCAGCGTCGCGGTGACCGGCGCCGTCGTCGGCTACTCGGACAAGCTCCTGGAGCTGCTCGGCCTCGGCCGGCAGCTGAGCTGGCTGGTGCACCTGGGCGGCGTCGTGGTCGGGATCGGCGCGGACATGCTGCTGTTCTACGCACTGTTCCGGCTCCTGGCGCGGCCGCGCACACCGCGCCGGGCCCTGTGGCAGGGAGCGCTGCTGGGTGGGATCGGCTTCGAGGTGCTCAAGCTGGGGTCGAGCTACCTGCTGCGGGCCACCCAGCACCAGCCGGCGTTCCAGGCGTTCGGGATCGCGCTGGTGCTCCTGGTCTGGATCAACTACTTCTCCCGGGTCGTCATGTACGCCGCCGCCTGGGCGCACACCTCGCGCCCGGCGCGGGCGGCCCGCGACGCCGTACCCGCTCCGGCGGGCCCCGCCCCGCCTGCGGAGCCACCCCGGGCCGTCGCCCCGGCCCCGTCGGTCGCGGCGGCGGGGCGCGCCGACCCCCGGCTGGCCTTCGTCGTGGGAGCGGCGACTGCCTGGGCAGTGGCGGCGCTGGCCCGCAGGCGCCGTCGCTGA